In Papio anubis isolate 15944 chromosome 20, Panubis1.0, whole genome shotgun sequence, the genomic window atctcagcactctgggaggccgaagtgggcggatcacctgaggttaggagttcaagaccagcctggccaacatggcaaaaccccgtctctactaaaaatacaaaaattagctgggcgtggtggtgggtgcctgtaatcccagctaccagggaggctgaggcaggagaatcacttgaactcaggaggcagaggttacaatagccaagattgcaccactgcactccagtctgggtgacagagcaagactctgtctccaaaaaaaaaaaaaaaattataaaaaataagataaaaaataagggggtcttgctctatcacccaggctggtcttccaactcctgacctcaagtgatcctcctgcctcggcctcccagtgttgggattacaggtgtgcaccaccacacccagcttcatccctccgttttttttttttcttttcttttttttgagatggagtctcgctctgtcacccaggctggagtgcagtggcgcgatctccactcactgcaacctccaccttccgggctgaagcgattttcctgcctcagcctcccaagtacctggaattacaggtgcccacgaccacaccaggctaatttttgtatctttagtagagatgaggtttcaccatgttggccagtctggtctcgaactcctgatctcgtgatccacccactgatCACGAGATTTGCTTTTGTAAAGCATCAGTGATTTCCCCATTCATTCTTCCACCCAAgtttcaccataaatttgatgcttaacatttgctttgcttttagcAGAACTCCTGTTGCTCTGATTGGAACTCTGTTCTAACTgatgtcttacttttttttagtGCCTCAAACTCCCTCTGGTTCAGACGTGTTATGTCAAGTTAGTATCAGTTTATTTTGGGGCAAAAAACTTGAAATCCATGCAAGTTTCCTCACAGTGCACTTTTTCCATGAGGTTTTTGAAGACACCTTATCTTTGACGCTGCCCGAGTCCCAGAGAGAACTGGCTCCTGCCCCTTCCTGTTAGATCGCCCACAGTGCTGGGGCGGGGGTCAGAGCAGGGACGGCAGCCCCAGGGTGACCTCCCGCAGACTGCCTGCTGTGCTGTGTgcggcctgggcctgggccagtTGTCCAGCTCTGAGCCCCAGGGTCCTCTGTAGCCCGGAGACAGTAGCGCTTGTCAGGCCCCTGTGCAAATGCAGCGAGGCAGTGCAGGAAAAGCAGAGAGCCTGGCTCCCAGGCCAGCAGCCAGGAGAGTCCAAGTTGATCCAGTCCCAGAGCCTCCCCAGAGGAGGGGCTTTGAGGAAGATTAGGTGTAGTGGCATTGGATGGAGTGCCAGTCTAATTGGGGTAGTCCCACCTACCCGTGCCTTATCAGGGCTGAGGACACAGCCTGGGCACTGGGAGACACGGAGTGGGGGAGCCTGGAGCCACGTGGCATTGAGGACCACTGCTCCATGCTGCTTCCCCCCAGTGTGCCCAGCAGCTCAGAAGGTAGCCAAGGAGGTGGTGCCTCCGTCCCCCGAGCTCCAGCCACCCTCTCCCAAGCCTGCCTGGGGCCACCTGCTCCAGGTGCCCCCGCTGTGCTGCCAGGCCTTAGCATTTGTGGTGATGCAGGCGGAGCCCCCAAGGAGGAGTCCTGCGGTGCCCCCGGCCCGGCCCCCGACGGCACAGGAGGTGTGCTACCTGCGGGCCCAGCAGGCGCAGAGGGCATCGGCGAGCTTGCTGCAGGCCCCCACCAGGCTGGCGGAGAAGCTGCCCTCCGTCCACATCTCTGCCCCTGGTGAGAAGAGGAGGATCGCCCACATCCCCAACCCCCGCCTGGCTGCAGGTGAGTGCTGACCCAGGAGGCCTGTGCCAGGGGGACGTTGGCATGTGGGCAGGAGAGGGCACCCCGAGGTCTCTGAGCTCACCTGAACCACGTGGTGTTTGCTCATGTGGCAACTTTGGGCCCTCTCCTTGGGGCCCTCAGCCTGcctgtctgtgaaatggggactGTTGAGTGCAAGAGGCCTGGCCCAGCACCTTCCTTCCCTGACCCGGCTCTGGGGTTACTAGGAGTCCAACAGCCCGGTGGGGACTGTGCTGAACCAGGGCTTGAGCCTGTGGTGCCAGGGAATGGGGAACCATGTCGGGGTGCCTGGCACTGGGGGGGGTGCAGGCTCCTGCAGGTGTGGCTTTCTGCCTGTCTGCCTGGCGTGTGAGTGGGGGGCGTGGCCTCTGATGGAAATGAGCACCGTCTTCGCAGGAGCGGGGCTGTGTTTCCTTTACTCCGAGAGGCACGTCCTCCACAGAGTCTTCTGGAAAGTCGGGCCAGGCCTCAGTGGTGGGTGGACAGGACCCTTCATGCGGGGTTGTCCTGTTTCCTGCATCTTCACATCAGTGGTGTCTGTAGAGCAAGGAAGTGTCCCTGGAGGCAGGTCACAGATGAGGGTCCCCCAGAAAGCTCCTAAAAAATGCAggttctggccgggcacggtggctcaagcctgtaatcccagcactttgggaggccgaggcgggcggatcatgaggtcagaagatcgagaccatcctggctaacatggtgaaacaccgtctctactaaagaatacaaaaaactagccgggcgaggtggcggcgcctgtagtcccagctactcgggaggctgaggcaggagaatggcgtaaacccgggaggtggagcttgcagtgagctgagatctggtcactgcactccagcctgggtgagagccagactccgtctcaaaaaaaaaaaaaaaaaaaaaaaaaatgcaggttcTGGTGTGGAGGCTGGGAAAGGACCTTCGTGTCTGGCAAGCTCCCTGGGAGGGCATGGCTGCTGTCCAGGGACCACTCTGAGCAGCCTGCTGGGTTGGAGACCCTGCCTCCCTGGCACTGGCCAGAGGGCCTTAGGGCCAGCCCCGGTGATTCCCCTGCAGATCCCATGGATCCCCCGCCCTCCTGTGCTGGACCTGGACTGAGGCCCTCCTTAGGGAGAATTCTCCAGGCCActctcacctcccctccccagagccCCTCACGTCTGAGACCTTAGCCCCAGAGAAGGGAAGTCACTGAGTTGGGCTGATCCCGGGACCCCACACACTTGCGTCGGCGTCTGCGTGCTTGCGGTTGTCCTGTTGCTGGTCTGTGGTGGGTGCTGAGTTGTCACAGTGCCCTCGGGGCCCCCCGCCTGAAGCGAGTCTGGCGTCCCAAGTGCTGGCAGTGCCACAGGGCAGGCTCACCGGGCTTGGAGGACTCCTGTGGCTGCCTGTGCTCGCCCCCAGCGTGCAGCCGAGGGAGCCTGGAGGGTCTCCATCCATTCCTGAAGGGCAAACCCTCCACTGCAAGAGGCGCGTGCCAGCCTGGCGGGCAGCCTGCTTCCTTCCTGGGCGGCCCGTGGTAGCATGAGCAGACTCAGCCTGCTTCCCTTGCACCTTCCAGGGCCAGATGGCGGTTCAAGGGATGTCGCTCTGAGACTAGGGCCAGATGTCCCCGCCAcagctccccttcctgggtcGGTGCCGAGCCCCCAGTCCAGAAGCCCCCCACCACACAGACATACATGCCTAGGTTGCAGCTGCCCATGTGGCCAGCCCTCCGAAACAGCCCCTGCAGGCCTGACCTCCTCCCTTTGGTTTGTGACTTCATCAAAGGGCGAGACAGAACACAGAGGccgcagggcagggcagggcaggccgCTGGTCACAATGAGCAGGTGGGGGTGCCCGAGACCCTCTGGTCCTCTGTCCTGGAGCAGGGCCTTTCCCTCAGACATCGATGCCTCGGGCTTGGGGTCGGAACACGTGGCAGAGGCCTGGACCGCCCCACCGCTGACGTGGCCTGAGCGGCCTCCACAGCCTGACCTGTGTCCTCTGCCTCGATGGACTTGCCTGAAGGCAGTTAGAGCCTGATGTCATTGCGCAGTCCCAGCCCCGCGCCCCGGCCTGTCCCCCTGCACGCGGAGATGCACGTGCTGCTGGCGCTGAGTGGCCGCGGCTGCCTGGTGCTCCGTCACGTGGTGATGGGCAGCCACTTGCACTGTGCCCACACCCCCTGTGCCCCGCCAGCCCCCACAGGTGCCAAAAGGACCCTCTCGGCCAGCGGCAGCCAGCCCTCCAACGGCCCCGAACCAGGCGGCCAGCAGCTGAAAACACGCACATTGTCGGGGATGGCGTCCAagactaccaccaccatcacccctAAGCGAATCGCCCACAGTCCATCCTTACAGGTAGCACCTCCCGTCTTGGCAAGTACCACCACCCCAGACCAAGCCCCGAGGCCCAGCCTTATGGTGGCCTAGCCCCTCCTGGCCACATGGAGCCTGCAGAGGACCAGCCTCGCCCCTGCCTTGCGGGCCTTCGTGCTCCACACTGCAGTACAGCCTTCACCTTCCCTCCTGATGCCCtggtggttttttaaattttttttttgagacggaggctcgctctgttgcccagactggagtgcagtggtgtgatcttggctctctgcaagctccgcctcccgggttcacaccattctgcttcagcctcccgagtagctgagactacaggcgcctgccaccacgcccacctaactttttgtatttttagtagagacggggtttcaccatgttcgccgggatggtttctatctcctgacctcgtgatccgcccgcctcagcctcccaaagtgctgagattacaggcgtgagccaccgcgcctggccgccctggtggttttttttctgttgtgtgtggtttttttttttggttggttggttggtggttttttttgtttgtttgtttttttaagagacggggtctctgttgcccaggctggagtgcaggggcactatcatggctcactgcagcctcgacctcctgggctcaagtgatccttccacctcagcctcccgagtagctgggaccacaagcctGTGTCACCAGACCCCAgctaataattttgttttttcttttgtagagacagggttttgccatgttgtccattGTCCAGGTTGATTGCTGATctcaactcttggcctcaagtgatcctcccgcctcagcctcccaaagtgctgggattataggcatgagccaccatgcctggccttgttttgtttttaattaatagactacGTTTTTTGAGCAACTTTAGGTTTCTAggaaaattgagcagaaagtttAGCAAGTTCCCGTGTGCCCCCATGGCTCAGTTTCCCATGCCCTTAGTTCCCCCTGCCCTCAATTTCCCCTGCCGGTCCTGTCTTGCCTTGGCGTGTCTGTCCCTACTGGAGCCAGGCTGATCTGTCACAGTGCATTTCACTGTTGCCTCCAGCCGTGGTCATGGCATCATCGTGTCTGCGTTCCCGACTGGAGGTCCTGCGGAGGCCCTCACCCATGGCTGCTTTTGCCTTCCCTCTAGAGTTTAAAGAAACCCATTATCCCCAAAGAGTTTGGGGGCAAAGTCCCCACCGTCATCCGCCAGCGCTATCTCAACCTGTTCATCGAGGAGTGTCTCAAGTTCTGTACCTCCAACCAGGAGGCCATAGAGAAGGTGAGGTCCTGGAGTTCCTGTCTGGCCGGCCGGGTGGGGACTAGGGGTCCAGGGTGGTCCCCAGACATCCCCCGGCCTCTCAGCCGCAGCTGCGACCTGGAGCTGCCTGGGAGAGATGCAAGTCCCTGACCCCATGGCGACCCCACCACTGGGGTTCCCCAGCACCAGGCAGGCATGGCCTCAGCTGGGCACCACGTGTCCCCCAGGCACTGAATGAGGAGAAGGTGGCCTATGACCGCAGCCCCAGCAAGAACATCTACCTGAATGTGGCCGTGAACACCCTCAAGAAGCTCAGGGGCCTGGCCCCCAGcgccgtgcccagcctcagcAGTGAGTCCTGGCAGGGTGCGCGGGAGGCTCAGGGTTGCTCCCCAGTGAGTCCTGGCGGGTGGGGCGGGAGGCTCAGGGTTGCTCAGCAGTGAGTCCGGGCGGGGGAGGCTCAGTGTTGCCCTTGGGGTGGCAGCTGGGCTGAGCTGGGACCTTCACAGCCCTGAGCTCAGCTACAGTCTCAGACAAAAGGAAAGCGCGGGTGCCACGGGGGGCTGCCTGCTCCCTGGTTCCCAAGCTTCTGTCTGGGACTGGCCTAGCCCTGGCGTCCTCGCTGTCAGCCACCTTCCTCTGCCGAGTCAGGTCTCCGGGCCGAGGGGCCGCCTGCTAATGGAGCCGCGGCAGCCTCTTCAAAGCAGGAGGTCCCGGGCTGGGCCAGCTCCGTGCATTAAGCTCTGGGGGGAAGAAAGCAGAGACCTGGGCGTTTCATTGCAGCCTCTCCAGGCTGCATTAAGCCATCACTGGCCCCCGCCTCCGTCCCCGCCTCCATTAGCACTCGGAGAGGCCCTGGGTTGGCGTCGCAGGCTGGGTGGCCCGAGAAGGCTCAAAGCCCTCAAAAGCCATTAGATCGCCAGTGCTGTTTTCCCGGCCCTTCCCCCTTTGCTTGAGAGGAGAGGGCGAAGGCTTCGGGTGTGGGGTCTCCATGCAGCTCCCGGGCCTGCAGAGCTGGGGGCCACCCTGCATCCCTGGCCCACCACGTGTCTGCCCGGGGTCAGTAGGGCACTATCTCAGAAAGGGGGAGTTGAGGCAGAGGTCTGAGGAGGGCAGGGTGGGTGGGAGAGCAGGTGAGGCGGGGGTCTGAGCCAGCTACTTCacaccctcctcccctccccctttcccctccttccAGAAACCAGTGGCCGCAGGGTTGTGTCCCACGAGGTGGTGTTGGGGGGCAGGTTGGCCACCAAGACCAGCTTCTCGCTCAGCCGCCCAAGCAGCCCCCGGGTGGAGGACCTGAAAGGTGAGGACTCGCCCTGCCTGTGCTCTGCCACATGGTGCCTTGCGGGCCCCCACCAGCCGCCTTTCCCGGTGGTGTCCACCACCCCGTGGGCCATCCCAGGCAGGGGCTGACCACTGTGCCTGTCCACAGGGGCTGCCCTGTACAGCCGCCTCAAGGAGTACCTGCTCACCCAGGACCAGCTCAAGGAGAACGGCTACCCCTTCCCGCACCCAGAGCGGCCCGGCGGCGCAATCATCTTCACAGCTGAGGAGAAGAGACCCAAAGACTGTGAGTTGCTGGCCTTCAGCGGCCTAGGCGGGCAGGTGCGGGACGTGGGCAAGGCCAGGCATGTGGGCCCCAGCGTGAGCCTCAGCTTCCGCCCGGGTCCCCCCCACAGCTTCCTGCAGGACCTGCTGCCGCTGTGGCACCGAGTACCTTGTGTCCTCCTCGGGCCGCTGCGTCCGGGACGAGGAGTGTTACTACCACTGGGGACGGCTGCGCCGGAACCGGGGTAAGGCCTTACCCAGGCCCTCCCCCGTCCCACCCATGGTCCCTGGAACCTGGGCCCTCCCTTGAGGCCCCCGGAACTGGTGTGAGGCCTTACCCAAGCCCTCCATCCCACCCACGGTCCCTGGACTCCACTGTCCCGGGCAGAGCCAAGGCTAGCCCTTGGCCTCATTTTCTCTCCACCTGTTCTTTATGCAAAAGTAAGACAAGAGCTTTCCCATGACAATGTTCAAATGCCACCAGCTGAAAGGCCCTGTGTCCCTGTCTTCCTGTGCCCGTGGTCCATGGAAATGTGGAGGCTGCTGGCCACACGAGCGGAGGGCTTGTCCCACCCGTGGCCTGCTGGTTCCATTCAGTCCCCCACGCAGCCACACAGCCATGTTCGGGGCACATGGCCAGCCTTGCACAGCCCTGCTGCGGCCCCTAAAGCCATCGCCTCGGGGGTACCTGGAGGGTCCTGCCCAAGGCGGCGCTGCCCGAGAGGCCTCTGCAGAGCGCGCTGGTTTCCCTGGATCCAGGCCTGGGCGTCCTGGCTGCCAGACTATTGCTGGGGCCTGGTCTGCTTCCAGCTCTGCCAAGAGGCTGAGGTCTCCTGTCCTCAGTCTTTACTTTCTAGTAGGTCTCAGCAGATGCGTGTGGTCAGTGCCCCAGGGGCTGTGGAGTGGGCCTGGCCGGGCCCTGACTGTCTGTGTCCCCTGCAGTGGCCGGAGGCTGGGAGACCCAGTATATGTGCTGCTCGGCTGCCGCTGGCTCTGTCGGCTGCCAGGTCGCAAAGGTGAGCCCTGGCATTCCAGTCCCCTCTGCCTGTTCTCAACAGACTTCTGCTTCCCCGTCTCTGGTCTTGGGTCTCAGGACACAGCACAGTCTTGGGCTCAGGGTCTCGGCCCCTGGGCAGCCTTTCCTGTGTTACCCAGAGAGCGTAGTGCCCAtaggccccaggccccaggccctgtCCCTGGCCACTTCCCACCCTGGGAAGCCATCCTCCCTGTGTCTTCTTGGCAAGCCCCCTTCCCCACCTGCTCACCAGGGTCCCAGCCAGTGAACGGGCGTGATGGATGGATAGGACAGTCCCGAAGGGCTCACAGATGTGCTGctgccacccccgcccccactgCACCCCGAAGCCGCCCTCACCTGCCTTCTCCACCCCCAGCAACATGTGCAGGATGGCCGGAAGGAGCGCCTTGAGGGCTTCGTGAAGACCTTTGAGAAAGAGCTCCCAGGAGACACCCACCCAGGGATCTACGCCCTGGACTGCGAGATGGTGAGGCTGGTCTCTGCCCAGCCTCAGGTTTAGGATTGGGGAGGACCTGTCCTGGCGCGGCTGCCCCGTCTGGGCTCGGCTCACCAGCCAGTGCTCAGAGGGCTTCTCTCGCAGCACCGGTGCCTGCAGCTCCTGCCCTGGACCAACACCCCATACTTCCCAACACAGCCAAGCCCTCCGGGCACTGGGCCCCGGCTCTGCCTGTGAATGGGAGGCAGGAGGGCTTTGGGAAAGGGGGTTGCTGAGGTCATACCCTACTCCGCTTCTCCTAGAAGCCCCACAGAGTCTctggctgctgcctctgcctcacagggCTCTGGAGACCTGAAGGTGGGCAGggggcgggagggagggaggctggtcCCCGGGGCGCGTCTGAGGCGCGTCCCTCACCCGCAGTCCTACACCACGTATGGCCTGGAGCTGACGCGCGTCACAGTGGTCGACACGGATGTGCACGTGGTTTATGACACCTTCGTGAAGCCTGACAACGAGATTGTGGACTACAACACCAGGTGTGGCCAGTGCCCTCTGGGAGCCGGGACCCCTCCCCGCCTTTCCTCCCCAGGGACCCACCCTCCACGCCCTGCCAGCCAGTGCTTCCAGGCTGAGCCCTGGCGCCCCTCCTGCCTGCTCCCCCAGGTTTTCGGGGGTGACGGAGGCTGACCTTGCTGACACAAGCGTCACACTGCGTGACGTCCAGGCCGTTCTGCTGAGCATGTTCAGCGCTGACACCATCCTCATCGGACACAGCCTGGAGAGTGACCTCCTGGCCCTGAAGGTGCCCTGCCAGCCCGGGTCCCTCGCGGTTCTCCAGCAGAACCTGCGCAGGCCCCACGTGCACTAACCTCTGCCGCTGCCCGCAGGTCATCCACAGCACCGTGGTGGACACGTCTGTGCTCTTCCCCCACCGCCTGGGCCTCCCCTACAAGCGGTCCCTGCGGAACCTCATGGCCGACTACCTCAGACAGATCATCCAGGACAATGGTGAGTGCCAGCGCCTGCCCTGGGGCCATCCCTATGCAGGAGCCGGGTGCTCACCGCATCTGCCCCGCAGTGGACGGGCACAGCTCCAGCGAGGACGCCGGCGCCTGCATGCACCTGGTGATCTGGAAGGTTCGAGAAGACGCCAAGACCAAGCGATGACGCCTGCCCGCCTCCCGCCCACCTCTCCTGCCGCCCCGCTGGTCCTTAGCCCCAGGCCTCTTCCAAAACAGTGCAATAAATCTCCGGTAACCCGTCCACCTGGCCGAGGCAGCCCAGAGCAGCGGGACAAGCTGGCGGCCGGAGAacgcccagcccagcccaccccCGCTCACGTCCTGCGCACCCCTCCGCCCGtccccaccctctgcccccagCCTTCTGGCGTCTCTAGAATTGCTGCTGACAGCGACCAGGACAGAGCCCGCCCCCCATCAGCCCGcagcccctcctgcccctccGGCCAGGCCCTCACTCCCTCCCAGGTGGTGGCTGGCACCTCTGCTCCTCACATGGGTCACGGGGCGGGCTTGTCCCgggtttgtttgagacagtcttttttttattttgtattgttatttttattatttttaatttaaacctGATGACTTGCACAGCACCTTTCCCACCGGGAAGAGCGGGCCTGCTGCCTTCCctcctgggggctgggggtgggacagACCCCAGTGGGGGCCAGCCAGGGCCACACTCAGCCCAGCGTGGGCTGGACCCGCCTCCGTGCTCCAGGGGCTGGCCTGTCTTCGGGGCGCCGGCTTCCACCACTCGCCGCCCCACCCCTGCACTCCGTGACCTCTGAGAACCCAGCCGGCCTCTCATTAGCCCCAGGGCCTGCGGTCCGGATGGAGCCCACAGGCGTCTGGACACTGTCTTCCCGCCAGAGCCCCGTCTTCCTCTGCGGGGCTCTCCGGACCCCCACTCCCGTCACCTCCAGGCAGGGACAGAATAAATGTTTGTATGGATTTTAGATTTGCTGGTCCTGGTCTTGGTGCCTGGTGAGGCCTCTGCATGTGGCCCGGGAAGGTCACTGTCCCTACAGCTGGGACTGATTCTCTTCCCACCAACGCAGAGAAAACCGCGAAACTTTCCCTCACAAAAGCTGGCCCAGTGCTGGCTCCCCCAGGGCTGGGCCACACCTGCTGTGGGGTCCCAGTTCCAGCCCCAGATTGTGGGGCCACCATTCTGCAGGTTTTAGTGCCACTTGGACAGTGGGCAGTGTCCCCAGCCCTACGTGGAGCTGGGCCCTGTGCACGGAGCTGGCCTCCCTCTCCACCTCGCCCAGGGATAGGGGCCGCATGCTGACGGTCAGAGGGGGTTAAAGAGACTGGGAGCTGCTGCATGTTGCCCGTCGAGGGGATGGAGCGCAGACACGGAAAGCTGCTCCGCCCTTGCCAGGAAATGCTACATGTCATGCGGTGCATGCACGGCTCCAGGCAACCTTGGTTGCATCGGGACCCCATTTGGGAATGGGAGGCCCAGGGG contains:
- the LOC116271715 gene encoding uncharacterized protein LOC116271715, which encodes MDGDPPGSLGCTLGASTGSHRSPPSPVSLPCGTASTWDARLASGGGPRGHCDNSAPTTDQQQDNRKHADADANTTDVKMQETGQPRMKGPVHPPLRPGPTFQKTLWRTCLSE